A segment of the Terriglobales bacterium genome:
GAACTATCATCACCTGCTTTACTTCTGGACGGTCGTGCGCGCAGGCAGCATCCACAAAGCCGCGGCCGAGCTGCGAATCTCACCTCCCGCGATCAGCACGCAGCTGAAGATTCTTGAAGATCAGCTGGGAGAGCGTCTGCTCGAGCGATCGGGCAGGCGGCTTGTGTTAACCGAGACCGGCAGGACGGTGTTCAGCTACGCCGACGACATTTTCTCGCTTGGCCGCGAGTTGCTGGACGTAGTGAAGAATCGCCCGGTAGGCAGGCCGCTGCGCCTCGATATTGGCATCGTCGACGTGATGCCAAAGGTCATTGCGCAACTGCTGATCGAACCGGCGCTGCATCTCGAAGAAAACGTTCGCGTGGTCTGCCGCGAGGCTGCATCGGACAATCTTCTGGCGCGGCTCGCGACTCATGAACTCGATCTCGTACTTTCAGATTCGCCGGTCGATCCTAGCTTGAGCATCAGAGCCTACAGTCACCTGCTCGGCGAGTGCGGTGTGATCTTCGTCGCAAATCCCAAGCTGGCGCAAAGGTTTCGCAAAAACTTTCCTAAGAGCCTGGATGGATCTCCGATGTTTCTGCCCACAGACAATACGGCTCTTCGTCGAAACCTGGATCTGTGGTTTGAGACCGAGAGCCTCCATCCCATGATCGTTGGTGAATTCGAAGACTACGCTCTGCTGCGCGCCTTCGGCGAAACTGGAAGCGCGATCTTTCCTATGCCTTCCGTTTTCGAAAAGCAGCCAGACAAACTGAGAGGACTGGCAAAGATCGGACATACAGACAAAGTCCAAATGCAGTTCTATGCCATCTCCGCAGAACGCAAGCTGCAGCATCCCGCGGTGGTGGCGATTTCAAACGCGGCAAGGCGGGAGTTGTTCAAATAGCCAGGCCAAGTCCCAGAGGTACTCACCCGCATCCTTGAACAAGCTAGTGTAGCGAGCGCTGCGCTAGCTTGCTTCGCGCCAGAGCGCAGAAGGTCTGAAGGATGGCTCGGTTGTCGTCTACTCGAAACGCGAGTTCGATATCGCTGCAGACGCGATTCCGGGCAGATGAGAACGTCAGCCGCTTGCATGACACGTCGGGCGTGGCGATGCGCTGGACGCAAGCTGGAGCAATGGTCACTCCCAGGCCGGCGCCGACCAGACGCAAGATCGTCAGCCATTGTGGCGCTTCCTGAACAACGCGCGGACGGTAACCGTGAGCCTCGCAGATAGAAACGGTTTTTTTGTAGGCGCGCTGACTTGCCAGCGGACTGAAGAACACAAAAGGTTCATCGTGCAGCTCGGCGCCGCTAAGAGTCTTGCGTCGAGCCAGTGGATGCCTGCTGGGAACGACTGCAATGAACGGTTCGGAAAACAATGGTTCGATTTCAAGGCCTTCGACCGGCCCGCTGTCGCGGAGAAAGCCAACGTCGAGAGTGCTTTCGAGCAATCCTTCAATTACGCCTGAGGTGTGGAACTCGCGCAACTGCAGGTTCACTTTGGGAAACTGCGCGCGATAGCGGCCAAGCATCGCC
Coding sequences within it:
- the nhaR gene encoding transcriptional activator NhaR, which gives rise to MEWLNYHHLLYFWTVVRAGSIHKAAAELRISPPAISTQLKILEDQLGERLLERSGRRLVLTETGRTVFSYADDIFSLGRELLDVVKNRPVGRPLRLDIGIVDVMPKVIAQLLIEPALHLEENVRVVCREAASDNLLARLATHELDLVLSDSPVDPSLSIRAYSHLLGECGVIFVANPKLAQRFRKNFPKSLDGSPMFLPTDNTALRRNLDLWFETESLHPMIVGEFEDYALLRAFGETGSAIFPMPSVFEKQPDKLRGLAKIGHTDKVQMQFYAISAERKLQHPAVVAISNAARRELFK
- a CDS encoding LysR substrate-binding domain-containing protein translates to MPDIELRHLRYFVAVAEELHFGRAAERLHLAQPPLSQQIRKLEEIVGHPLFTRTSRAVKLTSAGESFFNQARRTLRKVEDDLEEARSIGRGEVGFLRVGFIGSSMLTRLPAMLGRYRAQFPKVNLQLREFHTSGVIEGLLESTLDVGFLRDSGPVEGLEIEPLFSEPFIAVVPSRHPLARRKTLSGAELHDEPFVFFSPLASQRAYKKTVSICEAHGYRPRVVQEAPQWLTILRLVGAGLGVTIAPACVQRIATPDVSCKRLTFSSARNRVCSDIELAFRVDDNRAILQTFCALARSKLAQRSLH